Part of the Desulfovibrio sp. TomC genome, GCGGCCTTGGCCGCCATCTCCGGGGTCATGGTGTAGGGCAGGTTCATGGGCAAAAAGGCGATGTCCACCCCGGCCAGCGCGGCCATTTCCGGGATGTCCTCGGTGTCGCCGGCCACATAAACCCGCTTGTCGCCAAAGGTCAGGACGTAGCCGTTGCCGCGGCCCTTGGGATGAAACGGGTCGCCGGAGTCGCGCTTGTGGACGATGTTATAGGCCGGCACGGCGGCAATGGCGATGCCAAGCCGTTCGGTTGTCTGGCCGTTTTCCAGGACCACGCCCCGGCCGAGCTTTTCCAGGCCGGCTCCGGTCAAGATGATCGGGGTGTCGGGGCTGGTGAGATGGCCCAGGGCGTCGGGGTCGAGGTGGTCGCCGTGTTCGTGGGTCAACAGAACCAGATCGGCCGGGGGCATGGCGCTGTAGTCGCCCACTTTGCCGTACGGATCAACATAGATGATTTTGCCGGCAAAATCGAAGCGCAGGGAGCCGTGGCCGATAAAGGTCACGGTCAGCGGTCCGCCGGTGGTCTCGAAGGTGTCGGATGTCGGGGCGGCCGTCGCCGGTTGGGCGCAGGTCGCCACCAGAGCCAGGGCCAGAAGGGTTTCAAGCAGCATGGCAGGCCTCCTTGCCTCAGGATGCATGGTAGCCGGACCGGGAGCCGGGCGCAAGGGCCGGCGCTGCCCCGTCGCCCGTCTTTGGCCGGATCGCCGCGGACTCGTCGCCGGACCCGGGAGAGAACGGATGTTGTTTTTAGTTGTCGTTACGGCGGCACCTGTCCTACTATCCTCGTAATCTGCCAAAGGAGGCGGCCATCATGATCAATGCCATTACCGGATATCTCGGCGGCGAAGCCGATTCGCTTCTGACCCACGTCTGCCAAACCATTGCCAAGGAGTCCCTGCACCTGCCCGGCCCGGACTATCTGGACACGATATTTACCCAGACCGACCGGCCGTTGCCCGTGCTGCGGTCCATGGCCAGTCTGTATGGGCACGGCCGCCTGGCCGGCACCGGGTACATGTCGATTTTGCCCGTGGACCAGGGCATCGAACACTCGGCCGGGGCCTCGTTTGCCCCCAACCCCATCTATTTCGATCCGGAAAACATCGTCAAACTGGCCATTGAGGCCGGCTGCAACGCCGTGGCCTCGACCCTGGGCGTCCTTGGCAGCGTGGCCCGCAAATACGCCCACAAAATTCCCTTCATCCTGAAGATCAACCACAACGAGCTGCTCTCCCTGCCGCCCATCCACGACCAGACCCTGTTTGCCTCGGTGGAGCAGGCCTACGACATGGGGGCCGTGGCCGTTGGCGCGACCGTCTATTTCGGTTCGCCGGAATGCCGCCGCCAGATCCAGGAAATCTCCGAGGCCTTTGCCCGGGCCCACGACCTGGGCATGGCCTGCATCCTGTGGGCCTATCTGCGCAACCCCGGCTTCGTCAAAGACGGCGTGGATTACCACACGTCCGCCGACCTGACCGGCCAGGCCAACCATCTGGCCGCCACCATCGGGGCGGACATCGTCAAGCAAAAGCAGCCCACCAACAACGGCGGCTATACGGCCATCGGCTTTGGCAAGACCGACAAGCGGGTCTACAGCCAGCTGACCACCGACCATCCCATCGACCTCACCCGCTATCAGGTGGCCAACTGCTACATGGGCCGCATCGGCCTCATTAATTCCGGCGGCGCGTCGGGCGCGTCGGATTTCCCCGATGCCGTGGCCACGGCCGTGGTCAACAAGCGGGCCGGCGGCATGGGCCTCATTTCCGGCCGCAAGGCCTTCCAGCGGCCCATGCCCGAGGGCGTCAAGCTGTTACACGCCATTCAGGACGTCTACCTGTGCCCAGAGGTCACCATCGCCTAGGGGCGCGTCCGTTCGCCGCGGCCTCGTCCGGGGTGTGGCCGGGCCGCACTGCACAGGGGTTCCTCCGGCTGCCCGCTTCACCGGCGGGCAGCCCCGTGGATGGGCCGGAACAAAGGCCGCAGCCGGACGCCAGGGCTTGGGCCGTGCCGGCCGCGACCGGCGCTCAGAGGGTCCGGGACGTTTGGGCCAGGGCGTCTTGCCCCTGTAACCAGTCGGTCGGGGCCGGCGACCAACCGCGTAATGGGCGGCAATGCCGCTCAAACCACGCGGGAGGTTAATCCCCATGAAGAAGTTGTTTTATGGAATGCTCACCCTGGCCATCCTGATCGGCTCGGCCTATGCAGTGGCTGCCGGTCCCGGCCCGGGCGGTCCTGGCGGACCCGGACCGGAAGGATTGCTTGACAGGCTGCTGTCGCTTAAACTGACCGACGCCCAGAAACATGATGTGGCCGTGGTGCTCAAGCACAACCGGCCGGCCTTCGAGTCCGGCATGGCGGCCATGCGCGCCGCCTTTGACGGCATGC contains:
- a CDS encoding MBL fold metallo-hydrolase, with translation MLLETLLALALVATCAQPATAAPTSDTFETTGGPLTVTFIGHGSLRFDFAGKIIYVDPYGKVGDYSAMPPADLVLLTHEHGDHLDPDALGHLTSPDTPIILTGAGLEKLGRGVVLENGQTTERLGIAIAAVPAYNIVHKRDSGDPFHPKGRGNGYVLTFGDKRVYVAGDTEDIPEMAALAGVDIAFLPMNLPYTMTPEMAAKAARMVRPKVLYPYHYGDTDPKQLAALLAGDGIEVRVRDLR
- a CDS encoding class I fructose-bisphosphate aldolase, with the protein product MINAITGYLGGEADSLLTHVCQTIAKESLHLPGPDYLDTIFTQTDRPLPVLRSMASLYGHGRLAGTGYMSILPVDQGIEHSAGASFAPNPIYFDPENIVKLAIEAGCNAVASTLGVLGSVARKYAHKIPFILKINHNELLSLPPIHDQTLFASVEQAYDMGAVAVGATVYFGSPECRRQIQEISEAFARAHDLGMACILWAYLRNPGFVKDGVDYHTSADLTGQANHLAATIGADIVKQKQPTNNGGYTAIGFGKTDKRVYSQLTTDHPIDLTRYQVANCYMGRIGLINSGGASGASDFPDAVATAVVNKRAGGMGLISGRKAFQRPMPEGVKLLHAIQDVYLCPEVTIA